Below is a genomic region from Rosa chinensis cultivar Old Blush chromosome 5, RchiOBHm-V2, whole genome shotgun sequence.
TTCATATTTAAGATCTAGCCAATTAGGAACTTTTCTTCgaattattgaaattttttattctaGTTTTGTTCTAGATTTTGAATTTACAGTCTTCATTCATTACACGGGTATGTTGAGAAGACAACAGTTTAATACTGAAATATCCTGGTTCTCAAAATCCCCCGTCCGTGGACTCATTCGAGGCAGAGTCACTCACTGAATAAACGGAGAATTGTTGTCAACGTCCGCACCTAAATCTGTTGATCCGGAAAGCCCAAGGGTAGACATGAATATGCATGGTGTAATTAGTCATTAGGAGATAATAAACCAGGTAGGATGGTAATATATGCATGTTATAATTAGTCATTAGGAGGAAAAAATTAACCAAACAGGATGGTAATAGGTCCATGCATTCGTAATTCATCTGTTAAGTTAACAACGATGGAACTGAACCACCTGATAATCATCATCTTTCCAACACACTAGGTAGTAATtacaaaaaaaagggaaaaagaaaaatgaagaagaagaagaagagaagatggATATGGATATGGGAAAAAGACCGAGATCGTAGTTAATAAGTGACTGTATATACAAGTTACAAACTAAAGAATCAATTTTTTTAAGAACAACTAATCCATTGACAAGAATGAAATTAACAAAACAGCAAgaatacacaattttttttttctttttgccactaAGCATATGTATCTCTTTGTCTTCTAATTACTGCCACAGTGCCACTAGGGAATAATCAAGTGATTTCATCGATCTgtctgaaaaaaaaaggagaagaagaagtaaatTGAATTACACTTGCGTTTCTTTCGGTTTCCAGTACTCTACCCCTATGAATCTGCAAGGTGAAAACCTAATTTTATGCTCAGAAATGGTTTCAAGCTTGGGCGACCACGATTGCTCTTTAGAACCAACAAGCAGCTCGTAGTGTTTCTGAAGCTCCGGTGTGCTACAGAGAAAACGATTGCCTGGACTTTCGGACTCCATTTCCTGACCTCTTGTAATCAGCCTGGTAATGAACTCCGGCGCAACTTTGATCAACACCTTTCCATTGGAACCCTTTATGTACTCGAAGGGGCTCTCCCCGAATTTGATCGGAGAATTCTTAGGGCTCGACGAGTTTAACGCCGCGAGAGAGGAGGCGGAGAGCACACTGCCTGCTAAGCGATCGAGGGGAAGAACGAAGTAGGTCTGGCCGAGCATAAGCTCGTCGTCGATGGACAAGGCCGGAATAGGTTGACCGATGAAGAAGGAGTCTGCATGGCAAACCATTTGGTCGGGAAACTCGAACATGATCTCTCCGGCGATGTGTTTTCCTCTGAGGAATCTGGTGGTGCCTTGGGAAAAGATTACTTTAACAGCTGAGTTTGAGTTTTGTTGAAAACATGGAGACACTGCATTACCCATACGGAGAGAAAGGGGAGGAAGAAGCAGATTTCAATTAAGTTAGGATTACGGTTGGCTTCAGGGAAAAGAAGTGGGGGTTTATTATATACAAGATAGAAGCCGGGAGGGGATAGATTTGACTTGGAGAAAGTCATCGTTTGTTTTATAAGGAGGGAAATTTATATGGGATTTGAGAGATATAAGTCGGTGGTCATCCATGTCGGCTAGCTTTGACAATCTCTCGGTCTCAGttctcaaatatatatataaatgactcacttaaaaaaaatataaaaataattgGCCTAACATTATATTTCTACTTTCAAAAACGGTAATGTGCAGTATGAGCTATGAGCATTCATATGTAACAAAATATTTAGATCGAGCGGCACGACGAAATAATTGTTGAGAGTAGGAACAACCATGCATGCTTCAGAAttataagagcaagtccacccgttgaaGTTGGCTGGTCAAGACTATTAACTATTTTTTACAtttcatttctattttttttcttaaccagTCAGATGTATGTTCATAAAAAGTCACTCTGGGTCAGTTTTTTGACCTGCAAACTGACATTTGATGACTTTTTGTGAACAATATCTGACTGGTTAAGAAAAAATGTGAAAATGAAAGACAGAAAATAATGAATAGTCGTGACCAGCCAACTTCAACGGATGGACTTGCTCTAAAGTACAcggagaaaagtgttgagatattGTATTATCAATACTACGTGCCTTTTCAAACAATAGCTAGAGTTTTGCCTTTTGCTGAAAAATGGTCGTATATAACCCATTAACCAGTGTACAGTCCATGTCTAGATTAATCCTAAGGCTAAAATCACAGAACCTTACCGGTAGTAGACTAATAGTGCAAGAGCTTCAGCCATATCAACTTCTCTAATTTAAACCTCAAATCACATGTAGGGTAATTAAAGAAAACatcaataatttatttattttggggcaTTTTATATTACACCCAAATTTGATTACACCTATTAGATTAAACccatctataattttttttaatatatacccAAATCTGTTGATTAAGTTGattacataaataaattctcattaagtgacatagaaaataaaatatgtttttgtcaaaaatttcTTAATATGCTACAAGCTCTAAACAAATACACTTGATGAACTAGATCATTGATTGAAGCTCTGGTAATCAATACCTAGATCGAGGTTTATATCTGATTTTTTCTATATAAAAGGTAtgttatatttttcatataaacaCTTGAATGGAAAGCAAACATAGGTTAATAACATATTATACAGTTATTCTATTTGTAAGGTATGTACTAAAAAGGTACCTGATCATtagaatacttttttttttttttttctagataatTTGATTTCAGGTATGTATCTAACATATAGGAGGCTTAGTTTTTGGTTTATACATTTGATTACAGCCTAAATGTTAATGGGTTTCGTATAACATCTTTGTATTAGAATTTATCATTATTTTCTGTATCATACCTCTTTGTTAGGTTTTCTATTATATTATCCCTATGATTGTATAAACAAAAATGTTACACCTATGATTGTGGTATATATCATTGTGTGTCAATTTCTATTAAGTTTGAACGTTTCTATTATTTAAGCCCTACCTACATATACATATTTAGTAGGTACATTAGACATGTATTATTTGAGAGAATGTAAAAGGGCAAATTAGATATacatgaaaataaggaaaaatattGATTATATATAGGCCTATAGTTTATATGGaaggttttatttttatttttatgaatcacTCTATATAGAAGGTTTATCAATGTGATTTGGGTgtaaactaaaagaaaagtaTGTATATGGGTTTTTTCTAATAGAAGGTtgaatttttgggtttatatttaattttctcatttatttttaGTTCATTCGAATGAATTTAGACGTTATTTAGAAATGATAGCACATACCTAACCAATTGCGTATGGAACTATCTATTTAGACAATATTCAAGATTTGAAACAAGTAACTAAGTGTCACATGCACTTGACACAAACTGTACGTAAGCTCCCATTCCACATATGTTTGTTGTCTGTTTGACTCTCAGTTTCGATTAGAATTAAATTTAGAAGGGACTTGGTTGTTAGTTGTTACCCTAAAATGAAATTAATGCAAGCATTCTCTCATACATGTGTGTCCTCGTACGTGCGAATAATAGCCAGCAGGCGCCCATTTTGGCAACTTTGCCCTAGTCAGATTAGATATATACCAAGGCTTCGTCCTAAATTTAGGGCTCATGGATCGTGTAATATTCACCTAAGCCAAGTTGTTTGTATGTGTCTGCTATTTATGCTGGAACAGGCACAATACGTTGATCCTCCCCCATGCATATATGAACCATCATATCCACATTCCCTTGCAGAATATATGTACGTTAATGCATATCACATTCATGTACTCACGTATATATACATGTTATTTGGTTTTTCACTTTTCTGGTAAGTTTATATACGTATCTATATATGATCACACGTATATGCATGTATCATCATGTATACGTTCTTTtcatcctttttttcttttggtatacGTATCATCATGAAGTATATTCACCTAAGTATGTATCGCATTCCCCTAGCAGTATATATGCGTGTATATTTGCCTTTTTTTGTTTATCACGCTTTATTAAATGGTCTTTTCCGTGATCATTTTATATTTTGCCGTGTTTTAGCAGTAAAGAGAATACATATGAACGTGATGAACCAATTTGTTCAAACAAAAACGGTTGGCCACTTGGCCCTTTAAATAAGCATGTGGCTTTTCTAAACCACATACTGCTAAGATTTAGTACATTGAATCATGCGacgtttcttgaccaaaagaaaagaaaagaaaaataaataaattcctGCTAAAATTCATTGTACAATTTTGTCCTTTTAAGTCTCACTCCTAGTAACTTTCTTATTCAAAATCGTCTTTTGACTTGTTCATGCTTGTGGACATTAAAAAGTCCTCGAATACATGGAGTCGTTAAGAAAAGTACACAGATATAGTTGTCTTACTCCTGTCCCGACATTTACTTCAAACTAAAAAGACTGTTAGTATGTAATTTTTCatataatatgcaaataaaacatgtattgacttttatttttaaaattactTCTGTATTTTGTATTTATAGAAGGGTCTCATTAAATTTTTAGTATTTTTGAAGCCAAAAATATAATACACGTACTAAAAAttgattttttcattttttttcttcgtattttacacatattattgaacaaaaatggaTACAAATTAATATAACAAAATGAATTACTTAAAAATATTTTGTCAAACTTTTATTGAATTATTTGATGAAATGTTCGAATAATACACGTATGTAATTTTCACGTATTATACACATCCCGTATTTTACTAATTATGCTAAAAAGAGAATCCGGTCTTATGAATTTATTTACAAACAAAAGATTTTAAAATTACTTTTGATGACCATAAAATTTTACGATGATTAAGAATGTGTTTAAGAGTCTCCAATTGAATACAATAGCACATACTATACTATACTATTGTATTACAATTATTGCGTTCCAATGAACCTCGCCTTCAAGTTTGTGAAAGAAAGAACTCTACAAATCAGGTAGAAACCATTTGATGAGTACAAATCATCCAGAGCGAGGTAATTTTAGAGCGAGGTTAGgatttatggtcacttttcggtcacatatccacatatcaacctttcagtttttaggtactaatgtagagatcatctttgcaaaatttcagccaaattgatggtctttaaggtatctaactcgcttaaaccaatggacggactaaatctgtcaacttgaaccgtactagctttaaagcagttatcaatgccttaatgatcatcaatgtggctgaaaatttgcagagatgatctatacactagtacctaaaaactgaacggtcgagatgtggatatgcgatcgaaaagtgaccgaaaactcaaatttcacacgttaatttcagagcggagctccgctctgaatAAAAtctgtataaatatatatatatatatatatacacacacacacacatacacacttATGGCCCATAGATGCCAGAATGTCTCATAGTCAAAGTTGCTACATCATTTTGTCATTAAATAAGAGTATAGTATATGAAACAATGATTAGTTTCTTCTTTCTCTAGCTTGTGGAGTTGTTCATGTGATAAGATTAATCAATTTTGATTAGAATTGTTCATATGACAAGTACAATAGCGATAGTAACCATAATATATTAAAAACAACTCCAATagtttccctataatttctgtattatagggaagtaaAAATTAAAGCTTtaacatctttttttttccaaactccaacagattctgtATTTTACAGTAAtttataaaatctccataattcttccttaaaattttaaaaattactGTAAATttaaggaatttggttttctctttcctcaactatccctaaaatgaggatagttatagggaatctgttggagcaaaaaatttagggaagctgttggagttgctcaagCCCCATAACTATAGAGCACAATGTTTACAGTATAATATATGTACAAAATTGACCTTTTATCCTGATTTTGACACATGATAAAATTTTGATAGCTATTAATTGACTTTAGTTAGTGGAAGAAATATTGTACGTATATTTAGTCCTATTACAAGGATAAAAGTGCCCTATCTCTTCAAATATTGTACGTACCCTTATCAACAGCAAGCATAATCTGCAAATGTAAATCCTAAATCCTAAATCCAAAACGAAGCTCAATAATGTTATTATTAGGGCAGCTCAACAAGTGCGCACAACTATCCCAATATAATGTCCTAATATAAATTCTAAAACCTAAACCCAAGACTGTCCACAATATTATTTTGCTCAAATATGTTTCACCAACTCTGAATATTGATGATCAGTCTTGCTACTCTAAGGAACAGTTTTAAGGCACTATCAGAAATGCATCACAACAACatgta
It encodes:
- the LOC112166024 gene encoding uncharacterized protein LOC112166024 produces the protein MGNAVSPCFQQNSNSAVKVIFSQGTTRFLRGKHIAGEIMFEFPDQMVCHADSFFIGQPIPALSIDDELMLGQTYFVLPLDRLAGSVLSASSLAALNSSSPKNSPIKFGESPFEYIKGSNGKVLIKVAPEFITRLITRGQEMESESPGNRFLCSTPELQKHYELLVGSKEQSWSPKLETISEHKIRFSPCRFIGVEYWKPKETQV